A genomic region of Microlunatus sagamiharensis contains the following coding sequences:
- a CDS encoding Rossmann-fold NAD(P)-binding domain-containing protein: MVDVRDVVDAHLRALVTPAAVGQRFIAVGQAPVSMVEIAQILRAGLGAAGARVPRRRLPSWLVRALALFRPGLRAMVPELGKRKQISNSKARILLGWEPRPLQATVLDTARSLLIITG, translated from the coding sequence GTGGTCGATGTCCGTGACGTCGTCGACGCTCACCTGCGGGCACTGGTTACCCCCGCAGCGGTCGGGCAGCGGTTCATCGCCGTCGGGCAGGCGCCGGTCAGCATGGTCGAGATCGCGCAGATACTGCGAGCCGGCCTCGGTGCTGCCGGCGCGCGGGTACCCCGACGCCGACTGCCGTCGTGGCTGGTCCGTGCTCTCGCGCTGTTTCGGCCCGGGCTGCGCGCGATGGTGCCCGAGCTGGGAAAACGCAAACAGATCAGCAACTCGAAGGCTCGCATCCTCCTCGGCTGGGAACCACGTCCGCTGCAGGCAACCGTCCTCGACACAGCCCGGAGTCTGCTGATTATCACCGGCTGA
- a CDS encoding S24/S26 family peptidase, whose protein sequence is MTTWPSAHRPAPTATRTRGGRGRSLLAAAGGGPVEGSAPSPLLVVLLVVGLAVLFAVPTAWRASGGRWAVVETGSMGTAVPVGSLILTRPRPVETLGVGDIVTYRPPNLRSMYTHRVVGVEPGGAVRVQGDENGAVDPWPVTQELLVGKVVWHGQGLGWLARTLPIVLLGSMVLRLATGLWVPLRWRSSARVIGTCLLFAAVAALLRPFVHPVLVATTTDSDGTTLRATISSAGMLPTRVHGAPGQHVDLLSGQVGSVVVAPPGPGHPLVVDGTAHLTGWWLVAVGAVCLLPMLWVLVVGLAEPAPADGRS, encoded by the coding sequence ATGACCACGTGGCCCTCGGCCCACCGCCCCGCCCCGACCGCCACCCGCACCCGGGGCGGGCGGGGCAGGTCCCTGCTCGCCGCGGCGGGCGGAGGGCCGGTGGAGGGGTCGGCGCCATCCCCCCTGCTCGTGGTGCTGCTCGTCGTCGGGCTCGCCGTCCTCTTCGCGGTCCCCACCGCGTGGCGGGCCTCGGGGGGTCGGTGGGCGGTCGTCGAGACCGGCTCGATGGGGACGGCGGTCCCGGTCGGCAGCCTGATCCTCACCAGGCCGCGCCCCGTCGAGACGCTCGGGGTGGGCGACATCGTGACCTACCGCCCGCCGAACCTGCGCTCGATGTACACCCACCGCGTCGTCGGCGTCGAGCCCGGTGGGGCCGTGCGGGTCCAGGGTGACGAGAACGGTGCGGTCGACCCGTGGCCCGTGACCCAGGAGCTCCTCGTGGGGAAGGTCGTCTGGCACGGCCAGGGGCTGGGCTGGCTGGCACGGACGCTGCCGATCGTGCTGCTCGGCTCGATGGTCCTGCGCCTGGCCACGGGGCTGTGGGTGCCCCTGCGCTGGCGTTCCAGCGCCCGGGTGATCGGAACCTGCCTGCTGTTCGCCGCGGTGGCTGCGCTGCTGCGCCCCTTCGTGCACCCCGTGCTGGTGGCGACCACCACGGACAGCGACGGCACCACGCTGCGCGCCACGATCTCCTCGGCCGGGATGCTGCCGACCCGGGTCCACGGGGCCCCCGGCCAGCACGTCGACCTCCTCTCCGGGCAGGTCGGCTCCGTCGTCGTCGCGCCGCCCGGCCCGGGGCACCCGCTCGTGGTCGACGGCACGGCCCACCTCACCGGCTGGTGGCTCGTCGCGGTGGGAGCCGTCTGCCTGCTGCCGATGCTGTGGGTCCTCGTCGTCGGCCTCGCCGAGCCCGCGCCGGCGGACGGGCGGTCGTGA
- a CDS encoding threonine/serine dehydratase, whose translation MSAPDDAAPTLRPAPAKRTGPRIKRSDVEDARRRIAGHIRTTPVMKLDQQLVEHGYVKLEMFQHTGTFKARGAFNRILRAHEDGQLDPAVGIVVASGGNAGLANAYAAAKLGVPATVYVPETAPPVKVARLQRYGARVVQTGTDYATAYDAAQQETARTGALYCHAYDQPDIAAGAGTLALELGDQIDGPIDTVVVAVGGGGLMAGVATALDGTARVVGVEPEGAAALRAALDNNTPTDVTISSVAGDSLGARRLGDIAFETTTRTPIRSIVVTDDAITAARSLLWDQYRLVVEHGAATALAALTSGAYQPHPDENVVIVLCGANTNLNDL comes from the coding sequence GTGAGCGCACCCGACGACGCAGCACCCACGTTGAGGCCCGCTCCCGCTAAGCGGACCGGCCCGAGAATCAAGCGGTCCGACGTCGAGGACGCACGTCGCCGGATCGCGGGCCACATCCGCACCACCCCCGTCATGAAGCTCGACCAGCAGCTCGTCGAGCACGGCTACGTCAAGCTCGAGATGTTCCAGCACACCGGCACCTTCAAGGCCCGAGGAGCGTTCAACCGCATCCTCCGCGCCCACGAGGACGGCCAGCTCGACCCAGCCGTCGGGATCGTCGTCGCCTCCGGCGGTAACGCCGGCCTCGCCAACGCCTACGCCGCCGCGAAGCTCGGCGTCCCGGCCACCGTCTACGTCCCCGAGACCGCACCCCCCGTCAAAGTGGCGCGACTCCAGCGCTACGGCGCCCGCGTCGTCCAAACCGGAACCGACTACGCCACCGCCTACGACGCCGCCCAGCAAGAGACCGCCCGCACCGGCGCGCTCTACTGCCACGCCTACGACCAGCCCGACATCGCCGCCGGCGCCGGAACCCTCGCCCTCGAGCTCGGTGATCAGATCGACGGACCCATCGACACCGTCGTCGTCGCCGTCGGCGGTGGCGGGCTCATGGCCGGGGTCGCCACCGCCCTCGACGGCACCGCCCGCGTCGTCGGCGTCGAACCCGAAGGCGCCGCCGCACTGCGCGCCGCACTCGACAACAACACCCCGACCGACGTCACCATCTCCAGCGTCGCCGGCGACTCACTCGGAGCCCGCCGCCTTGGCGACATCGCCTTCGAGACCACCACCCGCACCCCGATCCGCAGCATCGTCGTCACCGACGATGCGATCACCGCAGCCCGCAGCCTGCTATGGGACCAGTACCGCCTCGTCGTCGAACACGGCGCCGCCACCGCCCTCGCCGCCCTCACCTCCGGCGCCTATCAACCCCACCCCGACGAGAACGTCGTCATCGTCCTGTGCGGCGCCAACACCAATCTCAACGACCTCTAG
- a CDS encoding LamG domain-containing protein, with amino-acid sequence MSVATVVVSAVMLLVPGTWSAFTAKVTNSTDTAGVATGDSCAWTYATGTPTPYFLYPLSDNPVGTTAVDTSGNRRTATYTGTPVHSGANACARDRDGSTTFNGTNTLLVSPTAQSSPQVFTLEIWFRTSTAGGYLIGLNNSATGAGGSYDRHLYLNSTGQVTFGIYSGGTRTVTSTASYNNGAWHHAAATFSSTAGLTLYVDGQSVGTPITTAYTAENNTGYWRIGYGNLSGWPGSATPYYFNGQLGYAAYYTSVLSASTIAAHYSAGI; translated from the coding sequence GTGTCCGTGGCCACGGTCGTGGTCAGCGCCGTGATGCTGCTCGTCCCGGGCACGTGGTCGGCCTTCACCGCCAAGGTCACCAACAGCACCGACACCGCCGGCGTCGCGACCGGCGACAGCTGTGCCTGGACCTACGCCACCGGCACCCCCACCCCGTACTTCCTCTACCCGCTGTCGGACAACCCCGTCGGCACGACCGCCGTCGACACCTCCGGGAACCGGCGCACCGCCACCTACACCGGCACGCCCGTCCACTCCGGCGCGAACGCGTGCGCCCGCGACCGGGACGGCAGCACCACGTTCAACGGCACCAACACCCTGCTCGTGTCGCCCACGGCCCAGTCCAGCCCGCAGGTCTTCACCCTCGAGATCTGGTTCCGCACCAGCACCGCCGGCGGCTACCTGATCGGGCTCAACAACTCCGCCACGGGTGCCGGTGGCAGCTACGACCGCCACCTCTACCTCAACAGCACCGGGCAGGTCACCTTCGGCATCTACTCCGGCGGCACCCGCACCGTCACCTCCACGGCGAGCTACAACAACGGCGCCTGGCACCACGCGGCCGCCACCTTCTCCAGCACGGCCGGGCTGACGCTCTACGTCGACGGGCAGAGCGTGGGGACGCCGATCACCACCGCGTACACCGCGGAGAACAACACCGGTTACTGGCGGATCGGCTACGGCAATCTCAGCGGGTGGCCCGGGAGCGCGACGCCCTACTACTTCAACGGCCAGCTCGGCTACGCCGCGTACTACACCAGCGTCCTCAGCGCGAGCACGATCGCCGCCCACTACAGTGCCGGGATCTGA
- a CDS encoding MarR family winged helix-turn-helix transcriptional regulator produces MTPAPAPGSEPRLLVRASSEQVGDDGGTAGLDPLRLDEQLCFALYSASNAVIRTYRPLLGALGLTYPQYIVLMALWERDDLTVTELAARLDLPVHGLSPILDRLSRERLLERKPDPQDGRLRRLTLTDAGRALEQQAARAQAQVVEHSRFDAVRIERLRDELHVLTSQLQDPQEGPPPGDR; encoded by the coding sequence GTGACGCCTGCACCTGCTCCTGGCTCCGAGCCCCGACTCCTCGTGCGGGCGAGCAGCGAGCAGGTCGGCGACGACGGGGGCACGGCCGGGCTCGACCCGCTGCGGCTCGACGAGCAGCTCTGCTTCGCGCTCTACAGCGCCTCCAACGCGGTCATCCGCACCTACCGGCCGCTGCTGGGGGCCCTCGGCCTGACCTACCCCCAGTACATCGTCCTGATGGCGCTCTGGGAACGCGACGACCTGACCGTGACCGAGCTCGCCGCCCGGCTCGACCTCCCCGTCCACGGCCTGAGCCCCATCCTGGACCGCCTGAGCCGCGAACGGCTCCTCGAGCGCAAGCCCGACCCCCAGGACGGACGCCTGCGCCGCCTGACGCTCACCGACGCGGGGCGCGCCCTCGAGCAGCAGGCGGCCCGGGCCCAGGCCCAGGTCGTGGAGCACAGCCGCTTCGACGCGGTCAGGATCGAGCGGCTGCGCGACGAGCTCCACGTCCTCACCAGCCAGCTGCAGGACCCGCAGGAGGGGCCCCCGCCCGGAGACCGGTGA
- the dcd gene encoding dCTP deaminase, with product MLLSDRDIRAQVEAGRIALDPYDPGLVQPSSIDVRLDRYFRVFENHRYPHIDPAEEQPDLTRAVEVEGDEPFILHPGEFALGSIFEVVTLPDDVAARVEGKSSLGRLGLLTHATAGFIDPGFSGHVTLELSNVATLPIKLWPGMKIGQLCFFNLTSPAEHPYGSAIYSSRYQGQRGPTPSRSHLGFVRGDV from the coding sequence ATGCTGCTCTCCGACCGCGACATCCGCGCCCAGGTCGAGGCCGGTCGCATCGCGCTCGACCCGTACGACCCGGGGCTGGTGCAGCCCTCGAGCATCGATGTGCGGCTCGACCGCTACTTCCGCGTCTTCGAGAACCACCGCTACCCCCACATCGACCCAGCCGAGGAGCAGCCGGACCTCACCCGAGCGGTCGAGGTCGAGGGCGACGAGCCGTTCATCCTGCACCCTGGCGAGTTCGCGCTCGGGTCGATCTTCGAGGTCGTGACGCTGCCCGACGACGTCGCGGCGCGGGTGGAGGGCAAGTCCTCGCTCGGCCGCCTGGGGCTGCTGACGCACGCGACCGCCGGCTTCATCGACCCCGGCTTCTCCGGCCACGTGACGCTCGAGCTGTCCAACGTCGCGACGCTGCCGATCAAGCTCTGGCCGGGCATGAAGATCGGCCAGCTCTGCTTCTTCAACCTCACCTCGCCCGCCGAGCACCCGTACGGCTCCGCCATCTACTCCTCGCGCTACCAGGGCCAGCGCGGCCCGACCCCGAGCCGTTCGCACCTGGGTTTCGTGCGCGGGGACGTCTGA